Proteins from a single region of Oreochromis niloticus isolate F11D_XX linkage group LG7, O_niloticus_UMD_NMBU, whole genome shotgun sequence:
- the LOC100696160 gene encoding mucin-2 isoform X3, with amino-acid sequence MRLTALCVCGTLLAFSSLSWITADSDEGILLVDKGFGPCTVTLTPGGPCRQVQHESTCPYLLTLPPLRIHLPQQLKELEKIVEDLQKLKDSVDELREICADCTVSQTERECGRQRENERETLSEGTDRREDERNWVNERLQENGFKQECSTVSVMEGDGDLEKTGTQEEKERKKWETERESNGGLIKENEEGETLTEVLETDGTTQSDRGKGKDKVVPTKVNTGGVNEGTVGEKVADKNNRQGERDRNKDTAGEENSKGYQENILEHGKERKTFTNVNKTEESGHHVWQDKTEETETQTEASDRIKMSENHDENTNQEQEQSREEKKKEMEKRVKVEQNNEERKQTESIRRTEKEKTIKEGGEGRETGKEIKTEDEETESGEGDVDRELPSSKATKRTDFVSISPTPHSTINIALGLDSVDSNEATSSIPSPPLPSSTLHYITDVSHEITTQNTGLVAAGISKPPKPDAKTHTETTMSTVSGQHITNQTTTSRPGLHSHISSTTTTTVSRAHHQDSTVGAKKNMSSNTKIGAKPLPGQGPKPGKRPKYNQKKHPFHHKPRIDQRPKPKPGKDPKGVETSKPKQIIPPHILPTDQNLNNNSIPKHGQNYTPDQNKLPIQKSKPNEKTVTPIWTPPPHHRPQNENTTKSDEYPGIDQEHESDHVPATNQTETEPQVSYSNQGSTLQNKTRPDLTKTAPNQKPKITQIIPTKPKPVQEPESKESPTASYTEKPKQKETSDENPSQVSNSNQDSTPRKKTTPDLTKTPTNKKPKTRQNIPTKPKPFQDRDSKESSTASYAEKAKQNEKSDESPSQVPYSNQDPTTGKTTIPDLLKTPPNQKPKITQIIPTKPKPVQEPESKQSPTASYTEKPNQKRTSDENPLHVSNSNQDSTPRKKTTPDLMKTPPKEKPKTRQNIPTKPKPVQEHESKGSSTAGYAEKAKQNETSDENLSQVPYSNQELSSGKKTTPDLTKTPPNQEPKISQIIPTKPKLAQEPESKESPTASYTEKPKQKETSDENPSYVSNSNQDSTPRNKTIPDLTKTPPEENPKTRQHVPTELKPVQEHESKVSPTASYAEKAKQNETSDENPSQVPYSNQAPSSGKTILDLTKTPPNQKPKTSQIIPTKPKPTQEPESKGSSTAGYAEKPKQNEKSDENPSQVSFSNQDPTSGKKTIPVLTKTPPNQKPKISQIIPTKHKPVQDPKAKGSPTARYTEKPKQKQTSGENPSQVSNSNQDSTPRNKTTPDLLKTPPEENPKTRQNVPTKPKPVQEHESKVSPTASYAEKAKQNEKSDENPLQAPYSNQDPSSGKKTILDLTKTPPNQKPKTRHNIPTKPKPVQEPESKESPTASYTERPNQKQTSDENPSLISNSNQDLIPGKKTTPDLPKTPPKQKPKTKQSIPTKPKPVQEPESKESPTASYTEKPKQKETSDENPSQVSHSNQAPSSGKKTIPDQMKTAPNQKPKTSQIIPTKPKPVQEPESKESSTASYTEKPKQKETSDENPSQVSNSNQDLIPGKKTTPDLPKTPPNQKPKTKQSIPTKPKPVQVPESKESSTASYTEKPKQKETSDENPSQVSNSNQDPSSGKKTILDLMKTAPNQKPKISQIIPTKPKPVQEHDSKVSPTASYTEKPKQKEPFDENLSYISNSTQDSTSGKKTMPDLPKTPPNQKPKITQIIPTKPKPVQAPESKESPTASYTEKPKQKETSDENPSQVSNSNQAPSSGKKTILDLMKTAPNQKPKISQIIPTKPKPVQEHDSKVSPTAIYTEKPKQKQTSDENPSLISNSNQDLIPGKKTTPDLLKTPPNQKPKTKQSIPTKLKLVQEPESKESPTASYTEKPKQKETFDENPSHVSNSNQDLITGKKTMPDLLKTAPSQKPKTSQNIPVKPKPTQKPESKESPTARYTEIPNQKETFDENLSYISNSTQDSTSGKKTIPDLTKTPPNQKPKTRQNIPTKPKTYQVPNQPRHTKPGTSFKPKPNVRPKTGPKPPETSHNFKTPKPGETPNLNAKPAPRAESNRTSKPRLPFIYRPRSMPTVRPGATPIQRPKPAVQPKLSPKTKTDPPNISWTTSDHTQTSQINTPSTSGPIKHTAEVTHSPGDREFNPSLRKTITPGPKTSNSLENGAFPHLQSLPEDSTMSPNNRIVSDLRPQTASQPASIPMTTKPNKIIRGILTSVIPSITPGSSQSDIITNSGSDTQTEKHHKMDEIAPAFSTTPSPISHTISPPSPDFRSTTATTPGPKRPELPELPELAAEASTPSARELRVKINQVAAFFNNSLSPNGRPPNMHHKDHSEENQGGSRPDSTDGKLPTDKPPKVTMLPRDCSDHLLRGKTKSGLYLVTPDLRTSSFSVYCEMEQEGGGWTVLQRRQDGSVSFNRTWAEYQSGFGELDGGEFWLGNNIIHLLTRDREMVLRVELEDFDGLTGYAQYEQFKVASERLRYRLTVGSYSGTAGNALRFSKNYDHSNRAFTTPDRDHDRYPSGNCGAYYSSGWWFDACMSANLNGRYYDGRYKGVRNGIFWGTWHNILSEYYPTNERQSFKRVRMMIRPKGFVP; translated from the exons ATGAGGTTAACAGCCCTTTGCGTATGTGGGACCCTGCTGGCCTTCTCAAGTCTCTCTTGGATCACAGCAGACTCTGATGAAGGAATACTCCTTGTGGATAAAGGATTTGGCCCCTGCACTGTAACACTGACGCCTGGGGGGCCGTGCAGACAGGTGCAGCATGAGAGCACGTGCCCTTACTTACTCACTTTGCCACCGCTGAGGATTCACCTGCCACAGCAGCTAAAAGAGCTGGAGAAGATTGTGGAGGACCTGCAGAAGCTGAAGGACAGTGTGGATGAACTGCGAGAGATCTGCGCAGACTGTACAGTAAGCCAAACTGAGAGAGAGTGTGGAAGGCAAAGAGAGAATGAGCGTGAGACGCTGAGTGAGGGGACGGATAGACGTGAGGATGAGAGAAACTGGGTGAATGAGAGACTTCAAGAGAATGGTTTTAAACAAGAGTGCAGCACAGTCAGTGTTATGGAAGGAGATGGAGACTTGGAAAAAACAGGCACTcaggaagagaaagaaagaaagaaatgggagacagaaagagagagcaatGGAGGACTCATAAAAGAAAATGAGGAAGGAGAAACTCTGACAGAAGTGCTGGAAACTGATGGAACAACTCAATCGGACAGAGGAAAAGGAAAGGACAAAGTGGTTCCAACAAAGGTAAATACTGGTGGTGTAAATGAGGGAACAGTAGGAGAAAAGGTTGCTGACAAAAACAATAGGCagggggagagagacagaaataaagACACCGCCGGAGAAGAGAATTCAAAGGGATATCAAGAGAATATTCTGGAGcatggaaaagaaagaaagactttcactaatgtaaataaaactgaagaaaGTGGTCATCACGTGTGGCAAgacaaaacagaggaaacagagacgcAAACTGAAGCCAGTGATAGGATAAAGATGTCAGAGAACCATGATGAGAATACAAATCAGGAGCAAGAGCAGAGCagggaggagaagaaaaaggaaatggaAAAGAGAGTAAAAGTAGAGCAAAATAATGAGGAACGAAAACAGACCGAAAGCATCAGGcgcactgaaaaagaaaagactatAAAAGAGGGGGGCGAGGGCAGGGAGACGGGAAAGGAGATCAAAACAGAAGACGAAGAGACAGAGAGTGGAGAGGGAGACGTTGATAGAGAATTACCGTCCAGCAAAGCAACTAAAAGGACAGACTTTGTTTCAATCAGCCCAACTCCTCACTCTACAATTAACATAGCTCTAGGGCTAGACTCTGTGGACTCGAATGAAGCTACGTCATCTATTCCATCTCCCCCTCTGCCCAGCTCCACCTTGCATTATATCACAGATGTCAGTCACGAGATAACAACCCAAAACACAGGCCTTGTAGCAGCTGGGATTTCTAAGCCTCCAAAACCTGATGCAAAGACTCACACAGAAACTACAATGAGCACAGTGAGTGGACAACACATAACCAATCAAACTACAACATCCAGGCcaggcctccacagtcacattAGTTCAACGACGACAACTACAGTCTCCAGAGCTCATCATCAGGATTCAACTGTAGGAGCTAAAAAGAACATGAGCTCAAATACTAAGATTGGAGCAAAACCTCTGCCAGGCCAAGGACCAAAGCCTGGCAAAAGACCAAAATACAACCAAAAGAAGCATCCTTTTCACCACAAACCCAGAATTGACCAAAGACCTAAACCTAAACCTGGAAAAGACCCAAAAGGAGTCGAAACTTCAAAACCTAAGCAAATAATTCCCCCTCATATTTTACCCACTGATCAAAATTTGAATAACAATTCTATACCTAAACATGGCCAAAATTATACACCTGATCAAAACAAGTTACCTATTCAAAAGTCAAAACCTAATGAAAAGACTGTGACTCCTATTTGGACACCTCCACCACATCATAGACCTCAGAATGAAAACACGACCAAATCTGATGAATATCCTGGAATTGACCAAGAGCACGAGTCTGATCACGTTCCTGCTACTAATCAAACCGAGACTGAACCGCAAGTGTCTTATTCTAATCAAGGTTCAACACTGCAAAACAAGACCAGACCGGATCTAACGAAAACAGCCCCCAACCAAAAGCCTAAAATCACCCAGATCATCCCTACAAAACCCAAACCTGTCCAAGAGCCTGAATCAAAAGAAAGTCCAACAGCTAGCTACACAGAAAAACCTAAACAAAAGGAGACATCTGATGAAAATCCCTCACAAGTGTCTAATTCTAATCAAGATTCAACACCGCGAAAGAAGACCACACCTGATCTAACAAAAACACCCACTAACAAAAAGCCTAAAACCAGACAGAACATCCCTACAAAACCCAAACCTTTCCAAGATCGTGATTCAAAAGAAAGTTCAACAGCTAGCTATGCAGAAAAAGCTAAACAAAATGAGAAATCTGATGAAAGTCCATCGCAAGTGCCTTATTCTAATCAAGATCCAACAACTGGAAAGACGACTATACCAGATCTACTGAAAACACCCCCCAACCAAAAGCCTAAAATCACCCAGATCATCCCTACAAAACCAAAACCTGTCCAAGAGCCTGAATCAAAACAAAGTCCAACAGCTAGCTACACAGAAAAACCTAACCAAAAGCGGACATCTGATGAAAATCCCTTACATGTGTCTAATTCTAATCAGGATTCAACACCGCGAAAGAAGACCACACCTGATCTAATGAAAACACCCCCTAAGGAAAAGCCTAAAACCAGACAGAACATCCCTACAAAACCCAAACCTGTCCAAGAGCATGAATCAAAAGGTAGTTCAACAGCTGGCTATGCAGAAAAAGCTAAACAAAATGAGACATCTGATGAAAATCTATCGCAAGTGCCTTATTCTAATCAAGAATTATCATCTGGAAAAAAGACTACACCGGATCTAACGAAAACACCCCCCAACCAAGAGCCTAAAATTAGCCAAATCATCCCTACAAAACCAAAACTGGCCCAAGAGCCTGAATCAAAAGAAAGTCCAACAGCTAGCTACACAGAAAAACCTAAACAAAAGGAGACATCTGATGAAAATCCCTCATATGTGTCTAATTCTAATCAGGATTCAACACCACGAAACAAGACCATACCTGATCTAACGAAAACACCCCCTGAGGAAAACCCTAAAACCAGACAGCATGTCCCTACAGAACTCAAACCTGTCCAAGAGCATGAATCAAAAGTAAGTCCAACAGCTAGTTATGCAGAAAAAGCTAAACAAAATGAGACATCTGATGAAAATCCATCGCAAGTGCCTTATTCTAATCAAGCTCCATCATCTGGAAAGACCATATTGGATCTAACGAAAACACCCCCCAACCAAAAGCCTAAAACTAGCCAGATCATCCCTACAAAACCAAAACCTACCCAAGAGCCTGAATCAAAAGGTAGTTCAACCGCTGGCTATGCAGAAAAACCTAAACAAAATGAGAAATCTGATGAAAATCCATCGCAAGTGTCTTTTTCTAATCAAGATCCAACATCTGGAAAGAAGACCATACCGGTTCTAACGAAAACACCCCCCAACCAAAAGCCTAAAATTAGCCAGATCATCCCTACAAAGCACAAACCTGTCCAAGACCCTAAAGCAAAAGGAAGTCCAACAGCTAGATACACAGAAAAACCTAAACAAAAGCAGACATCTGGTGAAAATCCCTCACAAGTGTCTAATTCTAATCAGGATTCAACACCGCGAAACAAGACCACACCTGATCTACTGAAAACACCCCCTGAGGAAAACCCTAAAACCAGACAGAATGTCCCTACAAAACCCAAACCTGTCCAAGAGCATGAATCAAAAGTAAGTCCAACAGCTAGCTATGCAGAAAAAGCTAAACAAAATGAGAAATCTGATGAAAATCCATTGCAAGCGCCTTATTCTAATCAAGATCCATCATCTGGAAAGAAGACCATATTGGATCTAACGAAAACACCCCCCAACCAAAAGCCTAAAACCAGACACAACATCCCTACAAAACCAAAACCTGTCCAAGAGCCTGAATCAAAAGAAAGTCCAACAGCTAGCTACACAGAAAGACCTAACCAAAAGCAGACATCTGATGAAAATCCCTCACTCATCTCCAATTCTAATCAAGATTTAATACCTGGAAAGAAGACCACACCTGATCTACCAAAAACACCCCCCAAACAAAAGCCTAAAACCAAACAGAGCATCCCTACAAAACCCAAACCTGTCCAAGAGCCTGAATCAAAAGAAAGCCCAACAGCTAGCTACACAGAAAAACCTAAACAAAAGGAGACATCTGATGAAAATCCATCGCAAGTGTCTCATTCTAATCAAGCTCCATCATCTGGAAAGAAGACCATACCAGATCAAATGAAAACAGCTCCCAACCAAAAGCCTAAAACTAGCCAGATCATCCCAACAAAACCCAAACCTGTCCAAGAGCCTGAATCAAAAGAAAGTTCAACAGCTAGCTACACAGAAAAACCTAAACAAAAGGAGAC ATCTGATGAAAATCCATCACAAGTGTCTAATTCTAATCAAGATTTAATACCTGGAAAGAAGACCACACCTGATCTACCAAAAACACCCCCCAACCAAAAGCCTAAAACCAAACAGAGCATCCCTACAAAACCCAAACCTGTCCAAGTGCCTGAATCAAAAGAAAGTTCAACAGCTAGCTACACAGAAAAACCTAAACAAAAGGAGACATCTGATGAAAATCCATCGCAAGTGTCTAATTCTAATCAAGATCCATCATCTGGAAAGAAGACCATACTGGATCTAATGAAAACAGCTCCCAACCAAAAGCCTAAAATTAGCCAGATCATCCCTACAAAACCCAAACCTGTCCAAGAGCATGACTCAAAAGTTAGTCCAACAGCTAGCTACACAGAAAAACCTAAACAAAAGGAGCCATTTGATGAAAATCTCTCGTACATCTCCAATTCTACTCAAGATTCAACATCTGGAAAAAAGACCATGCCTGATCTACCAAAAACACCCCCCAACCAAAAGCCTAAAATCACCCAGATCATCCCTACAAAACCCAAACCTGTCCAAGCACCTGAATCAAAAGAAAGCCCAACAGCTAGCTACACAGAAAAACCTAAACAAAAGGAGACATCTGATGAAAATCCATCGCAAGTGTCTAATTCTAATCAAGCTCCATCATCTGGAAAGAAGACCATACTGGATCTAATGAAAACAGCTCCCAACCAAAAGCCTAAAATTAGCCAGATCATCCCTACAAAACCCAAACCTGTCCAAGAGCATGACTCAAAAGTTAGTCCAACAGCTATCTACACAGAAAAACCTAAACAAAAGCAGACATCTGATGAAAATCCCTCACTGATCTCTAATTCTAATCAAGATTTAATACCTGGAAAGAAGACCACACCTGATCTACTAAAAACACCCCCTAACCAAAAACCCAAAACCAAACAGAGCATCCCTACAAAACTCAAACTGGTCCAAGAGCCTGAGTCAAAAGAAAGTCCAACAGCTAGCTACACAGAAAAACCTAAACAAAAGGAGACATTTGATGAAAATCCCTCACATGTGTCTAATTCTAATCAAGATTTAATAACTGGAAAGAAGACCATGCCTGATTTACTGAAAACAGCACCCAGCCAAAAGCCTAAAACTAGCCAGAACATTCCTGTGAAACCTAAACCCACCCAAAAGCCTGAATCAAAAGAAAGTCCAACAGCTAGATACACAGAAATACCTAACCAAAAGGAGACATTTGATGAAAATCTCTCATACATCTCCAATTCTACTCAAGATTCAACATCTGGAAAGAAGACCATACCGGATCTAACGAAAACACCCCCTAACCAAAAGCCTAAAACCAGACAGAACATCCCTACAAAACCCAAAACTTATCAAGTGCCCAACCAACCAAGACATACAAAACCTGGGACAAGCTTCAAGCCAAAACCGAATGTAAGGCCCAAAACTGGCCCCAAACCACCAGAAACCAGTCACAACTTTAAAACACCTAAGCCTGGAGAAACGCCTAATCTGAATGCCAAGCCTGCACCTCGGGCAGAGTCCAATAGAACGTCAAAACCAAGGCTTCCCTTCATTTACCGACCACGAAGCATGCCTACAGTTAGGCCAGGAGCAACACCAATTCAAAGGCCAAAACCAGCAGTGCAACCAAAGCTAAGTCCAAAGACCAAAACAGATCCACCTAACATCAGCTGGACTACTTCAGATCACACCCAAACCTCTCAAATCAACACACCTTCTACATCTGGCCCCATAAAGCATACTGCTGAAGTGACTCATTCCCCAGGGGACAGAGAGTTCAATCCCAGTCTAAGGAAAACTATCACTCCAGGTCCAAAGACCTCCAACAGTCTGGAAAATGGAGCCTTCCCTCACCTTCAAAGCCTGCCTGAAGATTCCACTATGAGCCCAAACAACAGGATTGTGTCTGATCTGAGGCCACAAACAGCCAGTCAACCAGCATCAATCCCAATgacaacaaaaccaaacaaaatcatCCGTGGGATCCTCACAAGTGTTATCCCTAGCATCACTCCAGGATCCTCACAGTCAGATATAATTACAAATTCTGGCTCAGACACACAAACTGAGAAACATCACAAGATGGACGAAATAGCTCCTGCATTCTCTACAACTCCTTCTCCCATATCTCACACTATCTCTCCACCCAGCCCTGACTTCAGGTCAACAACTGCGACCACCCCTGGTCCCAAGCGCCCCGAGCTCCCCGAGCTCCCTGAGCTCGCGGCCGAAGCTTCCACTCCCAGTGCACGTGAGTTACGAGTGAAAATCAACCAGGTGGCCGCTTTCTTCAATAACAGCCTGAGTCCTAATGGCAGACCACCAAACATGCATCACAAAGACCACTCAGAAGAGAACCAGGGAGGCAGCAGGCCTGACAGCACGGACGGCAAACTGCCAACAGACAAACCACCTAAAG TTACCATGCTACCGAGAGACTGCTCGGACCACCTGCtcaggggaaaaacaaaaagcgGGCTTTACCTGGTGACCCCTGACCTCCGCACTAGTAGCTTCTCGGTGTACTGCGAGATGGAGCAGGAGGGTGGAGGGTGGACCGTCCTGCAGCGCCGCCAGGACGGCAGCGTGAGCTTCAACCGCACCTGGGCAGAATACCAATCCGGCTTCGGGGAGCTGGACGGAGGGGAGTTTTGGCTGGGCAACAACATCATCCACCTGCTGACCCGCGACAGGGAGATGGTGCTGCGGGTGGAGCTGGAGGATTTTGACGGGTTGACGGGGTATGCGCAGTACGAGCAGTTCAAGGTGGCCAGCGAACGCCTGCGCTATAGACTGACAGTAGGCAGTTACTCGGGCACCGCAGGTAATGCTCTCCGCTTCAGCAAAAACTACGACCACAGCAACAGGGCGTTCACCACGCCGGACAGGGACCACGACCGCTACCCCTCCGGGAACTGCGGGGCCTACTACAGCTCCGGCTGGTGGTTTGACGCCTGCATGAGCGCAAACCTTAACGGGAGATATTACGATGGGAGGTACAAAGGTGTGCGAAATGGGATTTTCTGGGGGACATGGCACAACATATTATCAGAGTACTACCCCACCAATGAGAGACAGTCTTTTAAGAGAGTGAGGATGATGATCAGACCTAAGGGCTTTGTGCCATGA